From the genome of Candidatus Krumholzibacteriia bacterium, one region includes:
- a CDS encoding DUF885 domain-containing protein, translated as MKSLLIATVAIVMLASVAHAAASDKEFESTANQYIDKLLEMNPEYATTLGDHRFDGRLTDRSAAAIAEQARVAQSYLDRLAAIDAKSLSEVNAIDYAILKLNLERAVFEANELKEHEWNPLFYNMGNAIYALIARDFAPLDDRLRSVKSRLEEIPAVVAAAQANLKTPPRVHTETAILQNQGNIGMIRDELSQFVEGSSVAAELAPVREAAAKALEAYGEWLEKDLLPRSNGDVRIGDAMWRKKLRFSLDSDLSKEEIYARAAADLKATQKTMYETALPLYKKYFPEDTDPARLGDVKLVNKAVLDKLAEDRPNNDTIVPKAKQTLADAIAFTREHKLVTVPTEPVKIIVMPEFQRGVAVAYCESPGPMEPQGETFYSISPTPQDWTPERTTSFFKEYNDYMLNDLTVHEAVPGHYLQGAHSNKFKAPTMVRAVFYSGSFVEGWAVYSEKVMADAGFGGPAVKMQQLKMRLRVIINAIIDQKIHTEGMTEDEAMALMKNEGFQEDGEAAGKWRRACLSSTQLSTYFVGSAEVEDIRRAYEAKNKSVDLQKMHDNMLSFGSPSAKYIARMMKL; from the coding sequence ATGAAATCGCTGCTGATTGCCACCGTGGCCATCGTCATGCTCGCCAGCGTGGCCCACGCGGCCGCTTCCGACAAGGAGTTCGAGTCGACGGCCAACCAGTACATCGACAAGTTGCTGGAAATGAATCCCGAGTACGCAACCACCCTGGGTGATCATCGTTTCGACGGCCGCCTGACCGATCGTTCCGCCGCGGCGATAGCCGAACAGGCGCGGGTGGCGCAGAGTTACCTGGATCGGCTTGCCGCCATCGATGCGAAGTCGTTGAGCGAGGTAAACGCCATCGATTACGCGATTCTCAAGCTCAACCTGGAGCGGGCGGTGTTCGAAGCCAACGAACTGAAGGAGCACGAGTGGAACCCGCTCTTCTACAACATGGGCAACGCCATCTACGCGCTCATCGCGCGCGACTTTGCCCCGCTGGATGACCGCCTGCGCAGCGTCAAGAGCCGTCTGGAGGAGATTCCCGCGGTGGTGGCCGCGGCGCAGGCCAACCTGAAGACCCCGCCGCGGGTCCACACCGAGACCGCGATTCTGCAAAACCAGGGCAACATCGGCATGATCCGCGACGAGCTCTCCCAGTTCGTCGAGGGTTCGTCGGTCGCGGCAGAACTGGCGCCCGTGCGCGAGGCGGCGGCGAAGGCGCTGGAGGCGTACGGCGAGTGGCTGGAGAAGGATCTGCTCCCGCGCTCCAACGGCGACGTCCGCATCGGCGATGCGATGTGGCGCAAGAAGCTGCGCTTCTCGCTGGACTCCGATCTGTCCAAGGAGGAGATCTACGCGCGTGCCGCGGCGGATCTCAAGGCGACACAGAAGACCATGTACGAGACGGCGTTGCCCCTGTACAAGAAGTACTTTCCGGAGGACACCGACCCGGCCAGGCTTGGCGACGTGAAGCTGGTCAACAAGGCCGTACTCGACAAGCTGGCCGAGGACCGGCCCAACAACGACACCATCGTCCCCAAGGCGAAGCAGACGCTGGCGGACGCGATCGCCTTCACCCGCGAGCACAAGCTGGTCACCGTGCCCACCGAGCCGGTGAAGATCATCGTCATGCCGGAGTTCCAGCGCGGCGTGGCGGTGGCGTATTGCGAGTCGCCGGGCCCGATGGAACCGCAGGGGGAAACCTTCTACTCGATCTCTCCCACACCGCAGGACTGGACGCCGGAGCGCACCACGTCTTTTTTCAAGGAATACAACGATTACATGCTCAACGACCTGACCGTGCACGAGGCCGTCCCCGGCCACTACCTGCAGGGGGCGCATTCCAACAAGTTCAAGGCACCCACCATGGTGCGCGCCGTCTTCTACAGCGGTTCGTTCGTGGAGGGTTGGGCGGTGTATTCGGAGAAGGTGATGGCCGACGCGGGGTTCGGCGGGCCGGCGGTGAAGATGCAGCAGCTCAAGATGCGGCTGCGGGTCATCATCAACGCCATCATCGACCAGAAAATCCATACCGAGGGCATGACCGAGGATGAGGCCATGGCCCTGATGAAGAACGAGGGTTTCCAGGAGGACGGCGAGGCCGCGGGCAAGTGGCGGCGTGCGTGCCTCTCGTCGACGCAGCTCTCCACCTACTTCGTGGGCAGCGCCGAGGTGGAGGACATCCGCCGCGCCTACGAGGCGAAGAACAAGAGCGTGGATCTGCAGAAGATGCATGACAACATGCTCTCCTTCGGGTCGCCGTCGGCCAAGTATATCGCCCGCATGATGAAGCTCTAG
- a CDS encoding Re/Si-specific NAD(P)(+) transhydrogenase subunit alpha, translating to MTETSTVVLGVPRETFAGETRVALVPAVVSILSKSGVRVVVERGAGEQAGYPDSAYQDKGATLGSRDDVFASQIVACVRVAGANPGGDDRARVRSGQIIIGMADPLNEPEAIREYASTGAVLFALELIPRITRGQAMDVLSSMATIAGYKAVLMAADALPRMIPMMMTAAGTITPAKAFVVGAGVAGLQAIASAKRIGAVVHAYDVRPAVKEQIQSLGGKFVELPVETADAEDKGGYAKELGEDFYRRQRELMAKVVAASDFVITTAAIPGKKAPVLITGDMLKAMAPGSVVIDLAAERGGNVDVTRAGETVEVHGVKVMGPTNLAATVPYHASQMFARNVTSFVQNFVKKGVIDLSMEDEIVRGTMVTRDGDVVNPVLRERLGMAAVAS from the coding sequence ATGACAGAGACATCTACCGTCGTCCTGGGCGTTCCGCGCGAGACGTTTGCAGGAGAGACACGCGTCGCGCTCGTTCCCGCCGTCGTTTCCATTCTTTCAAAATCCGGTGTTCGCGTGGTTGTCGAGCGTGGCGCCGGAGAACAAGCCGGATACCCCGACAGCGCCTACCAGGACAAGGGCGCCACCCTGGGATCGCGCGACGATGTGTTTGCGTCGCAGATCGTGGCGTGCGTGCGCGTGGCGGGAGCCAATCCGGGAGGCGATGACCGCGCCCGCGTTCGCAGCGGGCAGATCATCATTGGAATGGCCGATCCGCTGAACGAGCCGGAGGCGATTCGAGAATATGCTTCCACGGGCGCCGTGCTGTTTGCGCTCGAACTCATCCCGCGCATTACGCGCGGACAGGCCATGGACGTACTGTCGTCGATGGCGACCATCGCCGGTTACAAGGCGGTGCTGATGGCCGCCGATGCGTTGCCGCGCATGATTCCCATGATGATGACCGCCGCCGGAACCATTACGCCGGCCAAGGCTTTCGTGGTTGGTGCGGGCGTGGCAGGTTTGCAGGCCATCGCGTCCGCCAAGCGCATCGGCGCGGTGGTACACGCCTACGACGTGCGCCCCGCGGTCAAGGAGCAGATCCAGAGCCTCGGCGGCAAGTTCGTGGAACTGCCCGTCGAGACCGCAGACGCCGAGGACAAGGGTGGCTACGCGAAGGAACTCGGCGAGGACTTCTACCGGCGCCAGCGCGAACTGATGGCCAAGGTGGTCGCGGCCAGCGACTTCGTCATCACCACCGCGGCCATCCCGGGCAAGAAGGCGCCCGTTCTCATCACCGGCGACATGCTCAAGGCCATGGCACCGGGCTCGGTGGTAATCGACCTGGCGGCCGAACGCGGTGGCAACGTGGACGTGACCCGCGCGGGCGAGACGGTGGAGGTGCACGGCGTGAAGGTCATGGGGCCGACCAACCTGGCCGCCACGGTGCCGTACCACGCCAGCCAGATGTTTGCGCGCAACGTGACGTCGTTCGTGCAGAATTTCGTAAAGAAGGGCGTCATCGATCTCTCCATGGAGGACGAGATCGTGCGGGGCACCATGGTGACCCGCGATGGCGACGTGGTCAATCCGGTGCTCCGCGAGCGGCTGGGAATGGCCGCCGTGGCGAGCTGA
- the pyk gene encoding pyruvate kinase produces the protein MESKAIQASRRTKIVATLGPASDSPEMIEALIRAGMNVARINTSHGTRDDHARVVKNVRAVASRLGVYVPVLLDLSGPKMRIGAMAAGSAMLRAGDSFTLTTRAVPGDWHEVSISYPALVSDVSPGDRILMGDGEIELKVIDKQDADVRCEVVVGGELKSNKGVNAPGVRLRETVPTEKDLVSVEFGIKEDVDYFALSFVRSVDEVARLRWLLREKGADIPIIAKIEKKEALENIDGILDAADAVMIARGDLGLEMPIEQVPLIQKDLIRKALAASKPVITATQMLESMIQNPRPTRAEAADIANAVFDGTDAVMLSGETASGKYPVEAVRTMAEVARASEARIDYAGQFAAVAPRPGRTIPEAVAHAACFTAIEIGAKVILCCTRSGQTALYVSNHRSPTRIAVISPHEPTLKRTMLYWNTASVRIGASTDTDSMIEIAKRAVVEAGVASRGDRVVVVAGVPVDVPGTTNMIKADVL, from the coding sequence ATGGAATCAAAAGCAATACAGGCATCGCGGCGCACCAAGATCGTGGCCACGCTGGGCCCGGCGAGCGACTCGCCCGAGATGATCGAAGCGCTCATTCGCGCGGGCATGAACGTGGCGCGCATCAACACGTCTCATGGCACACGGGACGATCACGCGCGCGTGGTGAAGAACGTGCGCGCGGTGGCGTCGCGACTGGGCGTGTACGTTCCCGTGCTGCTGGATCTCTCCGGTCCCAAGATGCGCATCGGTGCGATGGCGGCGGGATCCGCGATGCTGCGCGCCGGCGATTCGTTCACCCTGACCACGCGCGCGGTGCCCGGCGACTGGCACGAGGTGTCGATCAGCTATCCGGCGCTGGTGTCGGACGTCTCGCCGGGTGACCGCATCCTGATGGGTGACGGAGAGATCGAACTCAAGGTGATCGACAAGCAGGACGCCGATGTGCGGTGCGAGGTGGTCGTCGGAGGGGAGTTGAAGTCCAACAAGGGCGTGAACGCGCCCGGGGTGAGACTGCGCGAAACCGTACCCACCGAGAAGGACCTGGTTAGCGTCGAATTCGGAATCAAGGAAGACGTCGACTACTTCGCACTCTCCTTCGTGCGCTCGGTGGACGAGGTTGCGCGGCTGCGCTGGTTGCTGCGTGAGAAGGGTGCCGATATACCGATCATCGCCAAGATCGAGAAGAAGGAAGCGCTGGAAAACATCGACGGCATCCTGGACGCAGCCGACGCGGTCATGATTGCGCGCGGCGACCTGGGTCTGGAGATGCCCATCGAGCAGGTTCCACTCATCCAGAAGGATCTCATCCGCAAGGCGCTGGCCGCGAGCAAGCCGGTCATCACCGCCACCCAGATGCTGGAATCCATGATCCAGAATCCCCGTCCCACCCGTGCCGAGGCGGCGGACATCGCCAACGCCGTGTTCGATGGCACCGATGCGGTCATGCTCTCGGGCGAGACTGCATCCGGCAAGTACCCGGTGGAGGCCGTGCGCACCATGGCCGAGGTGGCGCGGGCCAGCGAGGCGCGCATCGACTATGCGGGGCAATTCGCCGCGGTGGCCCCCCGGCCGGGCCGGACCATCCCGGAAGCGGTGGCGCACGCCGCCTGCTTCACCGCCATCGAGATCGGCGCGAAGGTCATCCTGTGCTGCACGCGCTCCGGCCAGACCGCGCTGTACGTGTCCAACCACCGTTCGCCCACGCGCATCGCGGTGATCAGTCCGCACGAGCCGACGCTCAAGCGGACCATGCTGTACTGGAACACCGCGTCGGTAAGAATCGGCGCTTCCACGGATACCGACTCCATGATCGAAATCGCCAAGCGCGCGGTGGTCGAGGCCGGAGTCGCCTCGCGCGGGGATCGCGTGGTGGTGGTGGCGGGTGTCCCGGTGGACGTGCCCGGCACCACCAACATGATCAAGGCTGATGTTCTCTAG
- a CDS encoding DMT family transporter, producing the protein MSWGAGVRRAANHPELQIVAGSVLISFSAVFVKLVHVGPTATGVYRNVFGALTLFALIALRRDRVFNGMRRMRWALLAGLFFAADIFCWHRSILHVGPGLATILGNFQVFVMAAVGILVFHERATFRFLLAIPLAVTGLFLLVGLNWTGLDESYRIGVGYGVLTAISYALYLLSLRAARREPERVSAVANLAVVSLFTAVLLVPVAVFTGESLRIPDTRNAVVLVAYGVLCQALGWILISRTFHLVDASRAALVLLLQPALTFIWDIAFFGRPTTPVEAGGAALAIVAIYLGGVRPARAVAPERTA; encoded by the coding sequence ATGAGTTGGGGCGCCGGCGTGCGCCGGGCGGCGAACCACCCCGAGCTGCAGATCGTGGCCGGGAGCGTCCTGATCTCCTTCTCGGCCGTGTTCGTCAAGCTGGTCCACGTGGGCCCCACCGCGACCGGCGTGTACCGCAACGTGTTCGGCGCGCTGACGCTGTTTGCGCTGATCGCACTGCGGCGCGACCGGGTGTTCAACGGGATGCGGCGCATGCGCTGGGCCCTCCTCGCCGGCCTGTTCTTCGCGGCGGACATATTCTGCTGGCACCGTTCCATCCTGCACGTGGGGCCGGGGCTGGCCACCATCCTGGGCAACTTTCAGGTGTTCGTAATGGCGGCGGTGGGCATTCTGGTGTTCCACGAGCGCGCCACGTTTCGTTTCCTGCTTGCGATTCCACTTGCCGTCACCGGTCTGTTTCTTCTGGTCGGGCTCAACTGGACCGGCCTCGATGAGTCCTACCGCATCGGTGTCGGGTACGGAGTTCTCACCGCCATCAGCTACGCGCTCTACCTGCTGTCGTTGCGCGCCGCGCGGCGCGAACCTGAACGGGTGTCCGCGGTGGCAAATCTGGCGGTGGTATCGTTGTTCACCGCCGTCCTGCTGGTGCCGGTGGCCGTGTTCACCGGAGAGAGCCTGCGCATCCCCGACACGCGGAACGCGGTTGTGCTGGTGGCCTATGGTGTCCTGTGCCAGGCGCTGGGGTGGATTCTCATCTCCCGCACCTTCCACCTGGTCGACGCGTCGCGCGCGGCACTGGTGCTGCTGCTGCAGCCGGCGCTGACGTTCATATGGGACATCGCGTTCTTCGGCCGTCCCACCACGCCGGTCGAGGCCGGCGGGGCGGCGCTGGCCATCGTGGCCATCTACCTGGGCGGCGTCCGGCCGGCCCGCGCCGTCGCACCGGAGCGGACCGCATGA
- a CDS encoding NAD(P) transhydrogenase subunit alpha, producing the protein MILTVFVLAVFVGFEVIQKVPPTLHTPLMSGSNAVSGITIIGAMLAAGSTDKMLTTSLAFVAVAFATINVVGGFLVTNRMLAMFRKK; encoded by the coding sequence ATGATTCTAACGGTGTTCGTGCTGGCGGTCTTCGTTGGATTCGAAGTGATCCAGAAGGTGCCGCCCACGCTGCACACCCCGCTCATGTCGGGGTCGAACGCGGTATCCGGCATCACCATCATCGGCGCCATGCTGGCGGCAGGGTCGACGGACAAGATGTTGACCACCTCGCTGGCGTTCGTGGCGGTGGCGTTCGCCACCATCAACGTGGTGGGCGGGTTTCTTGTCACCAATCGTATGCTGGCAATGTTCCGGAAGAAGTAA
- a CDS encoding NUDIX hydrolase, which yields MFMLIALIVLVSVVVPAGAQDLPEGYAPLTTTQPIIDKTLHVHLAPDLSPLTGADQLAVDYLIQAGEIFQQLHENMKHRQATGARTYLVDTDRNLGSPPATQNLLTLYYMSNGPVVRGLDNVRRPVLPVDPPVPGGALYPWDVTREELDAFMKDHPDEVETILHPRTVVRRCTVGAVNADLAALNRHRDIEKAHPDLKPRLIELSRHPDRVAFYAVPYPVAYADELARVSGLLKKAADAVKAEDPDFAGYLRARANDLIINDYAAGDSAWVTGSFKNLNAQIGSYETYDDALFGVKTYFSLNVLLRDHERSDALRSATAALQTLEDSLPYDKGKPHKRVRTDIPVGVYEVVADFAQSRGTNTATILPNEASSARKYGRTILLRHNIMTNPDLFENQRRSYVAVMDAKFANDLIAEGNANRTLWHEIGHYLGVDRTRDDRDLDLALGQAAAVYEEMKADLVSLYVIPTLLDMKFYTADAARSVYASGVRRVLLKNKPERAQAYQTMELMQFNYFLAQGAFTFDAAAGKLSVDYARMHAAATAMLGEVLEIQAAGDAAAAEAYIARWTTWRDDLHERMAAAMRDAEQHRFAYVTYQSIENVRK from the coding sequence ATGTTCATGCTGATTGCGTTGATTGTGCTGGTTTCAGTGGTGGTGCCGGCCGGCGCTCAGGACCTCCCCGAGGGGTACGCGCCCCTGACGACGACGCAGCCCATCATCGACAAGACCCTGCACGTGCACCTCGCTCCGGATCTCTCTCCACTGACCGGAGCGGACCAGCTCGCGGTGGACTACCTCATCCAGGCCGGGGAGATCTTCCAGCAACTGCACGAGAACATGAAGCATCGCCAGGCGACCGGGGCGCGCACGTACCTGGTCGACACGGACCGCAACCTGGGTTCGCCCCCGGCCACACAGAACCTCCTGACGCTCTACTACATGTCCAATGGCCCGGTGGTGCGCGGGCTGGACAACGTGCGCCGGCCCGTGCTGCCGGTGGATCCCCCCGTTCCCGGTGGCGCGCTGTATCCATGGGACGTGACCCGCGAGGAACTGGACGCATTCATGAAGGATCACCCCGACGAGGTGGAGACAATCCTGCACCCGCGCACGGTGGTGCGTCGCTGCACCGTCGGCGCCGTGAACGCGGATCTCGCCGCCCTCAACCGTCACCGCGACATCGAGAAGGCGCACCCCGACCTCAAGCCCAGGCTGATCGAGTTGTCGCGCCATCCGGATCGGGTGGCGTTCTATGCCGTCCCCTACCCGGTTGCGTATGCCGACGAACTCGCAAGGGTGAGTGGCCTGCTGAAGAAGGCGGCCGACGCCGTCAAGGCCGAGGACCCGGACTTTGCCGGCTACCTGCGCGCGCGCGCCAACGACCTCATCATCAACGACTACGCCGCCGGCGACTCGGCCTGGGTAACGGGCAGCTTCAAGAACCTCAACGCGCAGATTGGTTCCTACGAAACGTACGATGACGCACTGTTCGGCGTGAAGACCTACTTCAGCCTCAATGTTCTGCTGCGCGATCACGAACGCAGCGACGCGCTGCGCTCGGCCACCGCGGCCCTGCAGACGCTGGAGGACTCGCTGCCCTACGACAAGGGCAAGCCGCACAAGCGCGTGCGCACCGACATTCCCGTCGGCGTGTACGAGGTGGTGGCTGACTTCGCGCAGTCACGGGGAACCAACACTGCCACCATTCTTCCCAACGAGGCGAGTTCGGCGCGCAAGTACGGCCGAACCATCCTCCTGCGACACAACATCATGACCAACCCGGACCTGTTCGAGAACCAGCGCCGCTCCTACGTTGCGGTCATGGACGCGAAGTTCGCGAATGACTTGATCGCCGAAGGCAACGCCAATCGGACACTGTGGCACGAGATCGGCCACTACCTGGGCGTGGACCGTACGCGGGACGACCGCGACCTCGACCTCGCGCTGGGCCAGGCGGCGGCGGTCTACGAGGAGATGAAGGCGGATCTGGTGTCGCTGTACGTGATTCCCACCCTGCTGGACATGAAGTTCTACACCGCCGACGCGGCGCGTTCCGTGTATGCCAGTGGCGTGCGCCGCGTGCTGCTCAAGAACAAGCCGGAGCGCGCGCAGGCCTATCAGACCATGGAGCTGATGCAGTTCAACTACTTCCTCGCCCAGGGCGCCTTCACGTTCGACGCCGCGGCGGGGAAGTTGTCGGTGGACTATGCGCGCATGCATGCCGCCGCGACCGCGATGCTGGGTGAGGTGCTGGAGATCCAGGCCGCCGGCGACGCGGCGGCGGCGGAGGCATACATCGCCAGGTGGACCACGTGGCGCGACGATCTGCACGAACGCATGGCCGCGGCCATGCGCGATGCCGAGCAGCACCGCTTTGCGTATGTGACCTATCAGTCGATCGAGAACGTGCGCAAATGA
- a CDS encoding FG-GAP-like repeat-containing protein produces the protein MDTRVGPARRAAIQLLSLQRDGWFDHGSRRALAAAVGLCVLLSAAAVQAQFGGFTAVPPQTSGLDFQINGLGNEDWGYGAAFFDLDGDGDLDLFVANEGGVGDWLFRQNADRTFTDIGQAAGCADTGNNRAVKFADYDNDGDEDVFVAAHRGPNRLFRNNGDGTFTDVADPVMASGNLTFGAAWGDYNRDGYLDLYVVNRIEENQFFVNDGDGTFTERAAELGLADRKAGLEAVWIDYDNDGDVDLYLSNDKHGGNRLWRNNDDGTFTDVSVESGSNISIDSMGIGVGDFDGNGFVDLYLTNTTGLTSIKNVLLRARGDGTFENVATALGVQVAQYGWGNSFLDYDNDMDLDLYVVNWDFVPGASSAKNQLFRNNGDGSFTNVTDAAGVGDTGPGYGLALGDYNNDGFVDMFVSNNRAQSVLYRAVPTNASWLKVKTQGTQSNRDGIGARVTVVAGGVTQFRDVSGGESYLCQPSLEVEFGLGGFTTATRVDVRWPSGVLDRYENVAGRQTLLVVEGETNALIVSLIEATVEDDGVRVRWDASREAGVLGFRVYRRTGGGAEKLVSGESLLPVTTREFVDAGVPRGNAYQYVVAGVEDSGEARSEPVEVVVPVAQYTLMQNAPNPFNPRTEIWFDLPGATSARLAIYDAAGALVRVLVNGDLPAGRHRAVWTGRDDQGQDSASGIYFYRLESAYGVQTRKMVLLK, from the coding sequence ATGGACACCCGGGTAGGCCCGGCCCGGCGGGCGGCGATACAACTCCTTTCGTTACAGCGAGATGGCTGGTTCGACCACGGCTCGCGCCGCGCGTTGGCGGCGGCCGTGGGGCTGTGCGTGCTGCTTTCGGCGGCCGCCGTCCAGGCCCAGTTCGGGGGATTCACGGCGGTCCCGCCGCAGACCTCGGGACTCGACTTTCAGATCAACGGCCTCGGCAACGAGGACTGGGGCTACGGCGCCGCGTTCTTCGATCTTGACGGCGACGGCGACCTCGACCTGTTCGTCGCGAACGAGGGTGGTGTGGGGGACTGGCTGTTCCGGCAGAATGCCGACCGCACCTTCACCGACATCGGACAGGCCGCCGGATGCGCCGATACCGGGAACAACCGCGCGGTGAAGTTCGCCGATTACGACAACGACGGTGACGAAGACGTCTTCGTGGCAGCGCACCGGGGTCCCAACCGGCTCTTCCGTAACAACGGCGACGGCACCTTCACCGACGTGGCGGATCCAGTCATGGCTTCCGGCAACCTCACCTTCGGCGCCGCGTGGGGCGACTACAACCGCGACGGCTACCTGGACCTGTACGTGGTCAATCGAATCGAGGAAAACCAGTTCTTCGTGAACGACGGCGACGGCACCTTCACCGAGCGCGCCGCCGAACTCGGCCTCGCGGACCGCAAGGCCGGACTGGAGGCGGTGTGGATCGACTACGACAACGACGGTGACGTAGATCTCTACCTCTCCAACGACAAGCACGGTGGCAACCGGCTGTGGCGCAACAACGACGACGGCACCTTCACCGACGTGTCGGTGGAATCAGGCAGCAACATCAGCATCGATTCCATGGGAATCGGTGTGGGTGACTTCGACGGCAATGGTTTCGTCGATCTGTACCTCACCAATACCACCGGGCTGACCAGCATCAAGAACGTCCTGCTGCGCGCAAGGGGCGACGGCACCTTCGAGAATGTCGCCACCGCACTGGGCGTGCAGGTGGCGCAGTACGGCTGGGGAAATTCCTTCCTCGACTACGACAATGACATGGACCTGGACCTCTACGTGGTGAACTGGGACTTCGTGCCCGGGGCTTCGTCGGCCAAGAACCAGCTGTTTCGCAACAACGGTGACGGTTCCTTCACCAATGTCACCGATGCCGCTGGCGTGGGCGACACCGGTCCCGGTTACGGTCTCGCGCTGGGGGACTACAACAACGACGGTTTCGTCGACATGTTCGTCAGCAACAACCGCGCGCAGTCGGTGCTGTACCGCGCGGTTCCCACCAATGCCAGCTGGCTGAAGGTCAAGACGCAGGGCACGCAGAGCAACCGTGACGGCATCGGCGCGCGCGTGACGGTGGTGGCGGGCGGAGTGACGCAGTTCCGCGACGTGAGTGGGGGGGAGAGCTACCTGTGCCAGCCCAGCCTGGAAGTGGAGTTTGGCCTGGGAGGTTTCACGACCGCCACGCGTGTCGATGTGCGCTGGCCGTCGGGCGTGCTGGACCGCTACGAGAACGTCGCCGGCAGGCAGACGCTGCTGGTGGTCGAGGGTGAGACCAACGCGCTGATCGTCAGCCTGATCGAGGCCACGGTGGAGGATGACGGTGTGCGTGTGCGTTGGGATGCGTCGCGCGAGGCGGGCGTGCTCGGCTTCCGCGTATACCGGCGCACGGGCGGTGGCGCGGAGAAGCTGGTGAGCGGCGAGTCGCTGTTGCCGGTGACCACGCGCGAATTCGTGGATGCCGGCGTACCCAGGGGAAACGCCTACCAGTACGTGGTGGCGGGTGTGGAGGATTCCGGGGAGGCACGTTCCGAGCCCGTGGAGGTCGTTGTCCCCGTGGCGCAGTACACGCTGATGCAGAACGCGCCCAATCCGTTCAACCCGCGCACCGAGATCTGGTTCGACCTGCCCGGCGCGACCTCGGCCCGGCTGGCCATCTACGACGCCGCCGGGGCGCTGGTGCGGGTGCTGGTCAACGGCGACCTGCCCGCCGGACGCCATCGGGCGGTGTGGACGGGCCGAGACGACCAGGGGCAGGACTCGGCGTCCGGCATCTACTTCTACCGCCTCGAAAGCGCGTATGGCGTGCAGACGCGCAAAATGGTCCTGCTCAAATAG